The Branchiostoma floridae strain S238N-H82 chromosome 3, Bfl_VNyyK, whole genome shotgun sequence genomic sequence CTACAAGTTTGTACATCGTAAAATTATCGTGGGGTTGCGTGGGGTAACGACAGAGTGCTAGGCTCAGGACCAAATGAACACGGGTTCAAATCCTTTTATATCACCTACCTTGTGCCCTTAGAAAGACTCTTATATTACTCAtatatattttccttttctgtcaCAAGGTACAACTACAGTCCAAAGAATCTATGCGTTCCCGTCCAGCGACGAGTATGACTCTAATGCTACAAAATTAGCCACGTAACGTTTgagattgtgttctcgccgcaaatgCGCCACCTTCATGTAGCGGCgggaagcagaactccagttagaagctctaatGAAttcgaaggtgtctgagagacatagACACGTAAGCAAAGTTAGCAgatactggttgtgtaaaatgaatTCTGGTTTATACTAATCTAATGACATTCATTTTGGGAAGCCTATCACAATACTGACAGGCCCGTTGGCGATGTTGACGTCAATGGCACACGTTAGAAACCACACCCAGTGATGACGTTGTTCTATTTTTAACAAAGGAAGAATGCAAGAAACAAAGGTCTTCAAACTTCGATGTCGTAAGCAACAAGCGTGAAATCACTTGCTTCCAAAATTACACAGGAGACAAACTCATATAAGGAGACAAGGAAAAACAAATTACGTTTGTATATACTATACAACAGTCTTAATCCTCCAGAAGGTGGTGGATCTGGTAGCACTAGTACTGATATTGTCTACGTCACAAGGCGGTGGGAAGGAGGATGGAGGACCCGTCGGTCCGCGAGAGCAAGGGTAACCAAACCacgtatttttttcaaaacttgatAGGAATTTTCGTTGATTTAGGTTGATTTAGAGAAACTATATTTTCACGTAACTAACGTAACATTGAATAGCACATGCAAAGCTTAAGGTATACACAAATTTACATCGGGGCACTCCAGCcgtcactgaacagagacggtggctGTTATTTTAAACTTCTTGGcatgtttgaccaattgctgacgtcacgcatctgcaagatcacgtgttaatacgATCACGTTTTAACACGGTACGGATGGGGTTTAAATCTcatgtgtgttttatttttcaccAAGATTACTATTTCGCAACTTTTACCTGAAATTTGCTTCTTCAATCAGGAATGCAAGGCCAAATtgcgacagcgcccccttccTATGAAGAAGCAACTGCAGCCATCCAAATGCAAAACCTGACACTCGGCGTCGGTAAGTTTTTTAAACCCATGTCATACGCCTCCATCAAgcttttcagttcagttcagttcgtccTCAATTCTACCAAGCTTTTACCACTTTATAACAGGCAGTGTTCTTTACTGAACGTAGATTTGTATTTAAAACTTGTATTTGCGGGTTCCTTTTCCACCTTTATATCATCATCCACTTACTTCCAAATCTCAGGCGGTCTTCTTTATGAAGCGTCAAatttgtatttgatttttttttctttttttttttcttttagtaaATATGGGTTTCTTTTCACACACACCCTCACTCAGTTACATTTACGTGTACTTCCGAATCTCGCGAGACTTTCAAGCATTGTTAAGCTTTGACTCTAGTATACTATGACGTGGCGTGACTATGACGTCAGTTTTGCCCGCCATATTGGATGGTTAACGCTGTTGGAACTTTTGGTGACTCCTTACTTTTGGTGACTTGCATTATTGTTTTTATTGACCTAAGCGGTAAGAATTTTCTCTGATTATGCAacacaattttcttcaaatccTTCCTTTGGACGTCATTTACGACACGTTTGACTATCtttgtatggcaaaaaaagtgGGGTACTTTCTGAAACGGTACCCCGTACATCATGCTTCGAACTTTCCAGGTGTCCCCTCGGTACGCACCGTCAGAGCGACCGTTGTCCAGGCCTTCCCGGCTCAGGGTCCGGATTACCTGAAACTCAACACAGGGGACCAGGTACAGGTCATCACGCAGCACGTCAAGGGGATGGGAGGGGTCTGGGTGGCTGTTCACAGCGGCAAGGTGGGCAACAAatctattttacattttcacCTTTTCTAAGAATACTAAACTACAGCCACACATATACTTGTGATCATCTCTACCACTTGGCCAAATTGTGGATGCATTTTCGGAGTCCCTTTAATTATTGTCCCCGTTGAGTCAAGCATAAAGAATCCTATTTATAGTGGCCAACAACCATTTTTTTCAAGGCCTTTTAGCTGTAAATTGATACTGTATACCACCGCAACTGTAAGTTGACACTGTATATCACTGtagctgtaacgttatacatttcaTATGGCAAGTACTGACCATAGTAAAATCCCTTAGCTTGCACGTTTTTGCTTCTAAGGTGGGGAAAGTGAGCCCGGTGGGTCTCAAAGTCCACTATGAGCCGGTCGACCTTGTGCCAAAGCCACCAACTTCGAGGTAGGGCTTTGTTTATTTCTGGCTAGTTTGTGAGCTTGTTGATTTCCTAGTTGGGTCAATGTGCCTTTCGTGGTTTGAGAAATTTAAGGGCTGTGAATAAGTCGTCTACATGACTAGTGAACAACACAATGCTAAGTTTaacatatttttgtcaaaaaacagttactcattcaagcaattggatatgattttggaaaaggtctGCAGCTTCAAATAGCAACCACTATATTTCGTTAGTGACATTGAGAAAAGCTGGTTGAATGGCGCTATATAATGTAGCTTTTATAACGTATTTACCCCCTTGCAACATATTTACCCAATACTCACTCATTCACCCTTCATTCAATCCATTATATTCACTCGTTGCTCAGTCCGCAGGTTCAAACCCTGACTGCCCAGGCAGTACGACCACACACCCCGAGCGGACCTGGCCAGCTGACGCTCCAGATGTGGGAGGTAGTACAAGTGGTGGATCAGCCTCCTACAGGTCCCTGGGCAGTCGTGAGTGGAGATAAGCTTGGAATGGTCGATCCAGGGTGCCTCAAGATTATGCCGTGTCAACAGGCTTCACTAAGGGAACAACTTTACAGGTACGGTCAAAACCTGTACtcgtgaccacctctacataaggaccacttgtCCCTTGATATGCTGTGTACTAGTGACCAGCTGGTCATTGCAACTCTTTCAGGTTGTCTCTTTGGGTATTCAATTTCCTATTGACCGTAAGTTAAGCATGTGGCCACCTGTCCGTTATGAACAATTTCATGAGTGGCAACTCTATAGACCGGTTTGTGAACGTAGACGAGAAAGCATTTTATCATCACCACTAGCAGCATCTAAGCAAAAGCCAGTCGTTTTGAACGATCTTTTCGATACGTGAATACTTTATTGAGCTAACGTTGAATAGgatcatcagtcacgtatgaatacagatACTACAATATTTTTCAAAGAGTGACGGTTTTTTAAAGGTATAGAGACATGCCTTCAATTTTGATGTATTGTagcacatcttgttcacggagggACCTAGTCTCACGAGAGAGTTATGCTAATTAACATACATTGATattccagggacgggaagacaGGGCGGTGGATCTCAGACCTAAGGGGAAGAGGCCTGCACTCCCTACCCGGTGAGCTGTTCACCTTGTCCGAGACGAGCGAGCTGTACATCACGGACAACCTGCTGACTGCCCTGCCTGATGCCCTCACGGGACTGCCCAACCTGCTGCGGCTTAGCGCGGGGAGGAACAAGCTCGGGGTCTTTCCAGAGGTCTgcttttgtatttttgtatcgATCGCatttgttaatgctacacatgtgGATAAAAAATTTGCGcacctaacgaaggaagatctgttcaaatactttatgtcatcatctaacgttaactacgatatactggaaaaactctgtaagtttgtctacacatgctttaagaagagagaagaagcacgtactttgtagtatatgtatagttttccGTTTACTCCCTTTATACCAATCTGACTGCATTTAGctccaatggggcatgaatatgcaataaacttcattgtcattgttaaaggGTATAAGACACCAATGACATCAAAATTAGAATTATTTGAAATTGCACTTCACCATCAAAGCATTggttcataaaaaaaaacatttgcacaAATATATACCATACTGATATCGATGTAATTGATTATCAAACCAAATTTTACCTCTAGCTCTTGCAATTCTTTATTCTCGTCAGGTATTCAGAGTAAACGGTGACTTTTTCGGTCATTACGTGACGATGAACCTCTACTGTTGATCCCTGTGGTTACGGAACCAATATTGACAGCATGTGTCGACAgagtcttgttttattttttttcacagtgaagaaaaatacacaagcgAGATTGCTATCCACTACACCACCTTGCCAATGAAGGCTAGATATCCAGCCAGATACGCAAAGTAACCGTTACTTGCATTGACTGGATATCTTTTTCTTGCTACTGCAGGTCGTGTTGAGGATGACGCGGTTGGAAAATCTGAACATTGGAGAGAATGACTTCTGCGGCGTCCCGAGAAACATCGGACATCTTCAAAACCTGAAGGAGCTCTGGCTGAAGAGCTTGAACCTTCAGGAGCTACCTGACGAGGTAAGCAAGGCGCAGGTGATATTTCGCATGCCAAATCACTTTCACCGCATTACGAACAAAGAGCTCACTCTAGATTTCTCATGTTTCGGAAAGTATCCACCATCGTTCGCATACTTTCGGAGCAGTGTTTATTTTTCGAAGCAAAACAAAGAGCGCTGATTCGTGATTTTGACAATGGGGCAAGATTGTCCTTGCCGGTTCATAAATCCGTCTCCCGGCCAACTTCCTTCCCCGGTATTTAAAGAACCTTTTCCATGTTGAGAATCAGTCAGATCTCTCTCTCAAAAACAAAACGCCGCTCAGAATGTCTTTTTCTTGCTTTTGAACTGACGAGGACAATgtcaatgtggcactgcactcacgtcagtaacttatttcaacaaTGCCCGACACAAATTACAAACAATTTACGGCATgtggaactcgacccacacgtCTCATCACAATTTTCCCTtgttttttctcgccacttacctactgCTTTTCAAAAAGACGTTACATGGGAAGTTATGACGGCAATGGTTTGGAATtttgaggatattgataaaaggcttcaaactacgaagttgtgcctcaaaatctgagttgtgcttattacaTCTGGGTGAGGCTgagaatttttttattgatcacccctcgtatgtaATTTTCTTCTATATATCCACAGCTCTGCCTCCTACAAAATCTGGAACTCCTGCACCTCGGGTGGAACAACCTGACCAGACTGCCAGGCAACTTCGCCCAACTGTCCTCGCTCAACAAGCTCCTGATGCAGCACAACCGCTTCCAACAGTTTCCGGAGCAGgtgtttgttacctccatgaaatgtcatggaatggaggttatattttctgttatgtgtctctgtctgtgtagaagattcctcaagaacggctggatggattggtttcatacttgttgtgttggtggggtgtgacgaaagctcgaattgatgagattttgggtgCCATATCTGTCGTTATGatcaatgtaataatatcagaaatcacactgctatatattggaacaggcatggtggtttccctctttgttaatcaccttatctccaagcagatggtgaggtgatttgtttcgccagtgatagccatgaacatatgttgttgtttttttggatcagttgacaacaactgtttgggggaaacgatagcctcgacccaagaacggctgggtgaattggtttcatacttgatgtgttggtggggtgtgatgatagcttgaagtgattagattttgggccccgtatctgtcgttatgatcgatgtaataatataagaaatcacccctatatttgcgATATACAGTTGACATCGTAGAACATCTGTTTGGGGGAACCAGACAGTTTTGAAAGTGATAACaaattgtatttatgtacttgtGCTTTTAGGGACATGatgtattatatttcttttgtgctgttagatgttatGTGGTCCACCTTGCGTCACGCTGAAGTTTTGTTAGTATGTACTCGGTTTTATTATATATCTattatgtggatgtgtttgGACTTACCTTATCTGAACAG encodes the following:
- the LOC118411206 gene encoding fibroleukin-like, translated to MEDPSVRESKGMQGQIATAPPSYEEATAAIQMQNLTLGVGVPSVRTVRATVVQAFPAQGPDYLKLNTGDQVQVITQHVKGMGGVWVAVHSGKVGKVSPVGLKVHYEPVDLVPKPPTSSPQVQTLTAQAVRPHTPSGPGQLTLQMWEVVQVVDQPPTGPWAVVSGDKLGMVDPGCLKIMPCQQASLREQLYRDGKTGRWISDLRGRGLHSLPGELFTLSETSELYITDNLLTALPDALTGLPNLLRLSAGRNKLGVFPEVVLRMTRLENLNIGENDFCGVPRNIGHLQNLKELWLKSLNLQELPDELCLLQNLELLHLGWNNLTRLPGNFAQLSSLNKLLMQHNRFQQFPEQVCFLASLRELYLDQGTGEKFTVIPDSIGNLRKLRVMVLDNNALTSLPTTVDNANDTEADKPQAQVPHDCQDILDDDETTPSGVYMVYPRDNLGGFLVFCDMDTDGGGWTLFQKRQDGTVDFFRDWADYKTGFPSNLNGEFWLGNDKLYRLAVQKVYQLRVDMEDVEGNTAYAAYSTFAISPESQNYKLHIGTYTGTAGDSLSLHDGKPFSTKDRDNDESSSGSCAQSIKGAWWYGNCHHSNLNGLYHLGTHDSHGDGVNWYHWKGYKYSLKRTEMKIRPTP